The Fragaria vesca subsp. vesca linkage group LG2, FraVesHawaii_1.0, whole genome shotgun sequence genome includes a window with the following:
- the LOC101314627 gene encoding uncharacterized protein LOC101314627, whose product MSSFKLYVIMLVTLAVLALAIPCSAETWGKWHVHVVNGLSSRRTLFVHCKSKDDDLGIHNLAVGTETNWSFRENFIGTTLFWCYMRTDREEYASFDVFWEEHDHKWLQTRCNWKDCIWTARDDGIYIKNIPNNSDELIHKWGSHW is encoded by the coding sequence ATGAGTAGTTTCAAGCTCTATGTGATTATGCTTGTGACTTTAGCAGTCTTAGCTTTGGCTATCCCATGTTCTGCTGAGACATGGGGGAAATGGCATGTTCACGTTGTCAATGGACTAAGCTCCAGAAGAACTCTCTTCGTCCATTGCAAGTCTAAAGACGATGATCTCGGCATCCATAATCTTGCAGTCGGTACCGAAACCAATTGGAGTTTTAGGGAGAACTTCATCGGGACAACACTTTTCTGGTGCTACATGCGCACAGACCGTGAAGAGTACGCCAGTTTTGATGTGTTCTGGGAGGAGCATGATCACAAGTGGCTTCAGACCAGATGCAACTGGAAAGATTGCATATGGACTGCAAGAGATGACGGGATTTACATAAAGAACATTCCCAACAACAGTGATGAGCTTATTCATAAGTGGGGATCTCACTGGTAA